Proteins from a single region of Halorubrum sp. 2020YC2:
- a CDS encoding methyl-accepting chemotaxis protein — MSDPGPRGSDDAPGDPDDSVLSRAARRLTPGVIRRNYRAKFVISILLVVVVLAAVGGVNYASAEATVERDAEQQLTSAVDMYADSINEWAVSMETHARSVSSTQALAGADAGTAEGELIQKQAQLPVDVRAIHLVDTAEGSVVTSTSPALRGESVDGVDAPWTDVEPGVDLTSSNDVWSSPTAYESSAMGDQVMAFASPVEGDESRVVVLVGTLEYRVDNLRQLHADQETTIVGANGETILSGGDGTLDADGDVVSELGASRDGTAFQRGDDEVAAYASTGDKEWVAVTTVPTAQAFAAGDAVGTSVLTVIGAGLLSLVVVGLALSRQTVGPLRDLRDRAERMEAGDLSVDLETNRIDEIGRLYGSFGAMRDSLSTKIDEAETAQEAAESERERMARRNERLQSTADDYGETMREAADGDLTARMRTDADDEAMAAIAEEFNGMIAEIERTYARLSAFADEVASASEQATASAEEVAETASEVAGSVDEISQGAADQSESLTEVSGEMSDLSATIEEVASSSDQVADAAARTAAAGNRGQEAAEEAIDGMEATEETVEDAVAAIHALDEEVSEVDQLIDRISEIAEQTNILALNANIEAARSAGEAGKGFEVVAEEIKALSDEVKDAAETAESRIDAIRGQMDRSTAEVESTSEQIDDAAERVDAAVDDLEHIADLADETNDGVQEISDVTEEQAASTEEVVSMADEVATISEETASEADTVAAAAEEQTTSLAEVSESVSSLSERAAQLSETLDQFETDADVALADGEEDSFGDTGSAADPADAGAGEAADPAVPGAAGPTDPGAADPADSEAADRSPTGEANSD; from the coding sequence ATGAGTGACCCCGGCCCCCGCGGGAGCGACGACGCCCCGGGCGACCCCGACGACTCGGTCCTCTCTCGGGCCGCGAGGCGGCTCACGCCGGGCGTGATCCGGCGCAACTACCGGGCGAAGTTCGTCATCTCCATCCTCCTCGTCGTGGTCGTCCTCGCGGCCGTCGGCGGCGTGAACTACGCGAGCGCCGAGGCCACGGTCGAGCGGGACGCCGAACAGCAGCTCACCTCCGCGGTGGACATGTACGCCGACTCGATCAACGAGTGGGCGGTCTCGATGGAGACCCACGCCCGGTCCGTCTCGTCGACGCAGGCGCTCGCGGGGGCGGACGCCGGGACCGCCGAGGGTGAACTGATCCAGAAGCAGGCGCAGCTCCCGGTCGACGTGCGGGCGATCCACCTCGTCGACACGGCCGAGGGGAGCGTCGTCACGAGCACGTCGCCCGCGCTCCGCGGCGAGTCGGTCGACGGCGTCGACGCCCCGTGGACCGACGTCGAGCCGGGCGTCGACCTCACCTCGTCGAACGACGTGTGGAGTTCGCCGACCGCCTACGAGTCGAGCGCGATGGGCGATCAGGTGATGGCGTTCGCAAGCCCCGTCGAGGGCGACGAGTCGCGCGTTGTCGTGCTGGTCGGCACGCTGGAGTACCGGGTCGACAACCTCCGGCAGCTCCACGCCGACCAGGAGACGACCATCGTCGGCGCGAACGGCGAGACGATCCTCTCCGGCGGCGACGGGACGCTGGACGCCGACGGCGACGTCGTCTCCGAACTCGGCGCGTCCCGCGACGGGACCGCCTTCCAGCGCGGCGACGACGAGGTGGCGGCGTACGCCTCGACCGGCGACAAGGAGTGGGTCGCGGTCACCACCGTCCCGACCGCGCAGGCGTTCGCCGCGGGCGACGCGGTCGGTACCAGCGTCCTGACCGTGATCGGCGCCGGCCTCCTCTCGCTCGTCGTCGTCGGACTCGCCTTGAGCCGGCAGACGGTCGGCCCGCTGCGTGACCTCCGCGACCGCGCGGAGCGCATGGAGGCCGGCGACCTCTCGGTCGACCTGGAGACGAACCGGATCGACGAGATCGGTCGGCTGTACGGGTCGTTCGGCGCGATGCGCGACTCCCTCAGCACCAAGATCGACGAGGCGGAGACCGCACAGGAGGCCGCGGAGTCCGAGCGCGAGCGGATGGCGCGGCGGAACGAGCGGCTGCAGTCGACCGCCGACGACTACGGCGAGACGATGCGGGAGGCGGCCGACGGCGACCTCACGGCGCGGATGCGGACCGACGCCGACGACGAGGCGATGGCGGCGATCGCCGAGGAGTTCAACGGGATGATAGCCGAGATAGAGCGGACGTACGCCCGCCTCTCGGCGTTCGCCGACGAGGTCGCCTCGGCGTCCGAGCAGGCGACCGCCTCCGCCGAGGAGGTGGCCGAGACGGCGTCGGAGGTAGCCGGCTCGGTCGACGAGATATCGCAGGGGGCCGCCGACCAGAGCGAGTCGCTGACCGAGGTGAGCGGCGAAATGAGCGACCTCTCCGCGACGATCGAGGAGGTCGCCTCCTCGTCCGATCAGGTCGCCGACGCGGCCGCGCGGACGGCGGCGGCGGGCAACCGCGGGCAGGAGGCCGCCGAGGAGGCGATCGACGGGATGGAGGCGACCGAGGAGACGGTCGAGGACGCGGTCGCGGCGATCCACGCGCTCGACGAGGAGGTGAGCGAGGTGGACCAGCTGATAGACCGGATCTCGGAGATCGCTGAGCAAACGAACATCCTCGCGTTGAACGCCAACATCGAGGCCGCCCGCTCCGCCGGCGAGGCGGGCAAGGGGTTCGAGGTGGTCGCGGAAGAGATCAAGGCGCTGTCCGACGAGGTGAAAGACGCCGCCGAGACCGCGGAGTCGCGGATCGACGCGATCCGCGGCCAGATGGACCGGTCGACGGCGGAGGTCGAGTCGACGAGCGAGCAGATCGACGACGCCGCGGAGCGCGTCGACGCCGCCGTCGACGACCTCGAACACATCGCCGACCTCGCGGACGAGACCAACGACGGGGTCCAGGAGATATCCGACGTGACCGAGGAGCAGGCCGCCTCCACCGAGGAGGTCGTCTCCATGGCGGACGAGGTGGCGACGATCAGCGAGGAGACCGCCTCCGAGGCCGACACCGTCGCCGCGGCCGCCGAGGAGCAGACCACCTCGCTGGCGGAGGTCTCGGAGTCCGTCTCGTCGCTCTCCGAGCGCGCTGCCCAACTCTCGGAGACGCTCGACCAGTTCGAGACGGACGCTGATGTGGCGCTGGCGGACGGCGAGGAAGATTCCTTCGGGGACACGGGATCCGCCGCCGACCCCGCCGACGCGGGGGCCGGTGAAGCCGCCGACCCCGCAGTTCCGGGAGCGGCCGGCCCGACCGACCCGGGAGCCGCCGACCCAGCCGATTCGGAAGCCGCTGACCGCTCCCCGACGGGCGAGGCGAACTCGGACTGA
- a CDS encoding ABC transporter substrate-binding protein, translated as MCPNRPIRERSRRELLAATAGAAAFGLGGCLGSNAERTEDRRTPLSERTLRYGGVMALSGGLESVGTPIADAVELPGKQLDSSEVEADVEWQIEDSETTARGGIDAMRTLVDAGFPAVAGPLGSDVTLQAVQQASIPSEVVNCSPASTTPTLSILNDRGFSFRTAPDDSLQAVVAAGLAADEHDASSAATLHIAGDYGRQLSGAFATSFDGEIQRQVSFSDEYEEPLATALSGEPDLLFVIGYPEDGVEIFDHYYDGHAGDETVFTTDGMMDPSLPEQVGEPMSNVYGTAPSSNGPGYDAFAERYESEYGSDPGIFTANGYDAAAVLLLANAAAGENDGGAIREQMRDVASGGGTEVTPDTLAEGVRRAAAGDPVEYRGASSEVVFDENGDVSGIDYEYFRYDADGISVVETVSPEVGE; from the coding sequence GTGTGTCCTAACAGACCGATACGGGAACGCAGTCGCCGCGAGCTGCTGGCCGCGACGGCCGGAGCCGCCGCCTTCGGGCTCGGGGGCTGTCTCGGATCGAACGCCGAACGCACCGAGGATCGCCGCACGCCCCTGTCGGAGCGGACCCTCCGATACGGCGGTGTGATGGCGCTTTCCGGCGGGTTGGAGTCCGTGGGGACCCCGATCGCCGACGCGGTCGAGCTCCCGGGCAAACAGCTCGACTCCTCGGAGGTCGAGGCCGACGTCGAGTGGCAGATCGAGGACTCGGAGACGACGGCTCGCGGCGGGATCGACGCGATGCGGACGCTCGTCGACGCCGGGTTCCCGGCCGTCGCCGGGCCGCTCGGCTCCGACGTGACCCTCCAGGCGGTCCAGCAGGCCTCCATCCCGTCGGAAGTCGTCAACTGCTCGCCCGCGAGCACGACGCCGACGCTCTCGATCCTCAACGACCGCGGATTCAGCTTCCGGACCGCGCCCGACGACTCGCTGCAGGCAGTCGTCGCCGCGGGGCTCGCGGCCGACGAACACGACGCGTCGTCGGCGGCGACGCTCCACATCGCGGGCGACTACGGCCGGCAGCTCTCCGGCGCCTTCGCCACGTCGTTCGACGGCGAGATACAGCGACAGGTCTCCTTCTCCGACGAGTATGAGGAGCCACTCGCAACCGCGCTCTCGGGCGAGCCGGACCTGCTCTTCGTGATCGGCTACCCGGAGGACGGCGTCGAGATATTCGATCACTACTACGACGGCCACGCCGGCGACGAGACCGTGTTCACCACCGACGGCATGATGGACCCGTCGCTCCCGGAGCAGGTCGGGGAGCCGATGTCGAACGTCTACGGGACCGCCCCGTCCTCGAACGGTCCCGGCTACGACGCCTTCGCGGAGCGCTACGAGTCCGAGTACGGGAGCGATCCGGGGATCTTCACCGCGAACGGGTACGACGCCGCGGCGGTGCTCCTCCTCGCGAACGCCGCCGCGGGCGAGAACGACGGGGGCGCGATCCGAGAGCAGATGCGAGACGTCGCCTCCGGCGGCGGCACCGAGGTCACGCCGGACACGCTCGCGGAGGGCGTGCGCCGCGCCGCCGCGGGCGACCCGGTCGAGTACCGGGGTGCGTCCAGCGAGGTCGTCTTCGACGAGAACGGCGACGTCTCCGGAATCGACTACGAGTACTTCCGGTACGACGCCGACGGGATCAGCGTGGTCGAGACGGTCTCCCCGGAGGTGGGCGAATGA
- a CDS encoding asparagine synthase-related protein, which yields MELALLYSGGKDSSLAAHLLDRFYDVRCVTGSFGLTDDWEHAERAAAELGFPFERVDLDPEVAETAAESMVADGYPRNGIQRVHEHALETIAALDVDAIADGTRRDDRVPTVSRAQAQSLEDRNGVDYISPLSGFGRHAVDQLVDATFDVQQGPSEEVPKADYEDELRTLIADEYGAETVDDVFPDHDQTYVHGRSD from the coding sequence ATGGAGCTGGCGCTGCTGTACAGCGGGGGGAAAGACTCCTCGCTCGCCGCCCACCTGCTCGACCGGTTCTACGACGTCCGCTGTGTCACCGGGAGCTTCGGGCTCACCGACGACTGGGAGCACGCCGAGCGGGCGGCCGCCGAACTCGGGTTCCCCTTCGAGCGCGTCGACCTCGACCCCGAGGTGGCCGAGACCGCCGCCGAGTCCATGGTCGCGGACGGCTACCCCCGGAACGGGATCCAGCGCGTCCACGAGCACGCCCTAGAGACCATCGCCGCGCTCGACGTCGACGCCATCGCGGACGGGACGCGCCGCGACGACCGCGTCCCGACGGTGTCGCGGGCGCAGGCGCAGAGCCTCGAAGACCGCAACGGCGTCGACTACATCTCCCCGCTCTCCGGGTTCGGCCGCCACGCCGTCGACCAGCTCGTCGACGCCACCTTCGACGTCCAACAGGGGCCGAGCGAGGAGGTCCCGAAGGCGGACTACGAGGACGAGCTCCGGACGCTCATCGCAGACGAGTACGGCGCCGAGACCGTCGACGACGTGTTCCCCGACCACGACCAGACGTACGTCCACGGCCGGAGCGACTGA
- a CDS encoding DNA-binding protein — protein MSGNPDDERLEELREQKMEELRERQGGEGDAAEAQQEAQQRAEAQQEAVLKQHLTDGARQRLNAVEMSKPQFGEKVKQQVAALAQSGRIQGQIDEDQMRDLLKELQPEQKSFDIRRR, from the coding sequence ATGAGCGGCAACCCCGACGACGAACGGCTCGAGGAACTGCGCGAACAGAAGATGGAGGAGCTCCGCGAGCGACAGGGCGGCGAGGGCGACGCCGCCGAGGCCCAACAGGAGGCCCAACAGCGCGCCGAGGCCCAACAGGAGGCGGTGTTGAAACAGCACCTGACGGACGGCGCCCGCCAGCGGCTCAACGCGGTCGAGATGTCGAAACCGCAGTTCGGCGAGAAGGTGAAACAGCAGGTCGCCGCGCTTGCGCAGAGCGGACGGATTCAGGGGCAGATCGACGAAGACCAGATGCGAGACCTGCTCAAAGAGCTCCAGCCCGAACAGAAGAGCTTCGACATCCGCCGCCGGTAG
- a CDS encoding 60S ribosomal export protein NMD3 — MSESREFCPRCGDPVPERRDPLPGEPRGRDALLCDDCYFEDFDLVDAPDRIEVLVCSGCGAVRRGESWRDVGARDYTDIAVDEVAEALGVHVDAEDVEWGVEPEQVDENTVRMHCRFSGVVRDTLRSAEVTVPVKISRGTCDRCGRIAGGYYAGIVQVRADERDLTPAERAEALDIAESYVADQEADGDREAFITEVKETDDGPDVKLSSNRLAQNVATRITESLGGSFESYPTLVTEDGDGNEVYRVTFAVRLPKYAEGEIIDPEDGDGPVLVTGVSDRLRGVRLATGAAYASPFADGEAPDATRLGARGDAAETTVVTVEDENAIQVLDPVTYEAKTVPNPAFVDGDADSVLAFEHGGDVHLVPEEGAERPAESAPSRD, encoded by the coding sequence ATGAGCGAGTCGCGGGAGTTCTGTCCGCGCTGCGGCGACCCGGTCCCCGAGCGGCGCGACCCCCTTCCGGGCGAGCCGCGCGGGCGAGACGCGCTGCTCTGCGACGACTGCTACTTCGAGGACTTCGACCTCGTCGACGCGCCCGACCGGATCGAGGTGCTGGTCTGTTCCGGCTGCGGCGCCGTCAGGCGCGGCGAGTCGTGGCGCGACGTGGGCGCGCGCGACTACACCGACATCGCGGTCGACGAGGTGGCCGAGGCGCTCGGCGTCCACGTCGACGCCGAAGACGTCGAGTGGGGCGTCGAGCCCGAGCAGGTCGACGAGAACACGGTCCGGATGCACTGCCGCTTCTCCGGCGTCGTCCGCGACACCCTGCGCTCGGCGGAGGTGACGGTCCCGGTCAAAATCTCGCGCGGGACCTGCGACCGCTGCGGGCGCATCGCGGGCGGCTACTACGCCGGGATCGTTCAGGTCCGCGCCGACGAGCGCGACCTCACCCCCGCCGAGCGCGCGGAGGCGCTCGACATCGCGGAGTCGTACGTGGCCGATCAGGAGGCCGACGGCGACCGCGAGGCGTTCATCACCGAGGTGAAAGAGACCGACGACGGTCCGGACGTCAAGCTCTCCTCGAACCGGCTCGCGCAGAACGTCGCGACCCGGATCACCGAGTCGCTCGGCGGGAGCTTCGAGTCGTACCCGACGCTCGTCACCGAGGACGGCGACGGCAACGAGGTGTACCGCGTCACGTTCGCGGTCCGCCTCCCGAAGTACGCCGAAGGCGAGATCATCGACCCCGAGGACGGCGACGGCCCGGTCCTCGTCACCGGCGTCTCCGACCGCCTTCGGGGCGTGCGGCTCGCGACCGGCGCGGCGTACGCCTCCCCGTTCGCGGACGGGGAGGCCCCCGACGCGACCCGGCTCGGCGCCCGCGGCGACGCGGCGGAGACGACCGTGGTGACCGTCGAGGACGAGAACGCGATCCAGGTGCTCGACCCCGTCACCTACGAGGCGAAGACCGTGCCGAACCCCGCGTTCGTCGACGGCGACGCCGACTCGGTCCTCGCGTTCGAACACGGCGGCGACGTTCACCTCGTGCCGGAGGAAGGCGCGGAACGGCCCGCGGAGTCGGCGCCGAGTCGGGACTGA
- a CDS encoding UPF0175 family protein: MATNGLSSALTLYGARTLTLSQAAAQAGLSESEFIEQLERRGIEVTDSERAAALGSERPARAD, from the coding sequence ATGGCCACGAACGGGCTGTCGAGTGCGCTGACGCTGTACGGTGCGCGAACCCTGACGCTGTCGCAGGCGGCCGCACAGGCGGGGCTCAGCGAGTCCGAGTTCATCGAGCAGCTCGAACGCCGCGGCATCGAGGTAACCGACTCCGAGCGCGCCGCAGCCCTCGGCAGCGAACGGCCCGCCCGCGCAGACTAA
- a CDS encoding ATP-dependent DNA helicase, with the protein MDPSRIPAEFPAPSYRGAQEQALDDIRDAFAAGNRVVLVRAPTGSGKSLLARAIMGAAETAGEAAPSEATGAYYTTPQVSQIDDVEADDLLDDLAVIRGKSNYDCVLPGEHDTPVNRAPCARQQGFDCSIRHRCPYFSDRAIASGNRFAAMTLAYFMRTAGSEVFRKRDVVVIDEAHGLAEWAEMYATIEISPERVPVWDDVGVPDVAADAGPKEDALDRTARFVETLRDAASRAKDELVGQPELDREEVARRDRLQELISELGWFLEDYRDPQSPTSWVVDQPGGEGTAVEIKPLDPARYLRHTVWDRGNRFALLSATILSKEAFCRGVGLDPADVALVDVEHTFPLANRPLYDVTQGSMTYEHRDETTPEIARLIARLMAEHPDEKGLIHAHSYDIAERLTERLGEFGVAARVRRHDRENRDGELEAWKASSDPEVFVSVKMEEALDLKGDLCRWQVVCKAPYRNTNDSRVARRLEDGQWAWYHRTALRTVIQACGRVVRAPDDHGATYLADDSLLDLFERAEADTPDWFRDQVDAMTTPSLPAFDPEAALAGIDASPSGGAGAGRRSRRSRGSADAGTGRSSRDDAGRGGDGGDATADSRTAGDESVRTRSERDAERRQDHPLSDVWGDG; encoded by the coding sequence GTGGACCCGAGCCGGATCCCCGCCGAGTTCCCCGCGCCGAGCTACCGCGGCGCGCAGGAGCAGGCCCTCGACGACATCCGCGACGCGTTCGCGGCCGGGAACCGGGTCGTGTTAGTGCGCGCGCCGACGGGCAGCGGCAAGTCGCTGCTCGCCCGCGCGATCATGGGCGCGGCCGAGACCGCGGGCGAGGCGGCCCCCAGCGAGGCGACCGGCGCCTACTACACGACCCCGCAGGTGTCGCAGATCGACGACGTCGAGGCCGACGACTTACTCGACGACCTGGCGGTGATCCGCGGGAAGTCGAACTACGACTGCGTCCTCCCCGGCGAGCACGACACGCCCGTGAACCGCGCGCCCTGCGCGCGCCAGCAGGGGTTCGACTGCTCGATCCGCCACCGCTGCCCGTACTTCTCCGACCGCGCCATCGCCTCCGGCAACCGGTTCGCCGCCATGACGCTGGCGTACTTCATGCGCACCGCCGGCTCCGAGGTGTTCCGGAAGCGGGACGTCGTCGTCATCGACGAGGCGCACGGGCTGGCGGAGTGGGCCGAGATGTACGCCACTATCGAAATCTCGCCCGAGCGCGTCCCGGTGTGGGACGACGTCGGCGTCCCCGACGTCGCGGCCGACGCCGGTCCCAAGGAGGACGCGCTCGACCGGACCGCGCGGTTCGTCGAGACCCTCCGCGACGCCGCGAGCCGCGCGAAAGACGAGCTGGTGGGCCAGCCCGAACTCGACCGCGAGGAGGTCGCCCGCCGCGACCGGCTTCAGGAGCTGATAAGCGAACTCGGCTGGTTCTTAGAGGACTACCGCGACCCCCAGTCCCCGACCTCGTGGGTTGTCGACCAGCCGGGCGGCGAGGGGACGGCGGTCGAGATCAAACCGCTCGACCCCGCGCGGTACCTCAGGCACACGGTGTGGGACCGCGGCAACCGCTTCGCGCTGCTTTCCGCGACCATCCTCTCGAAGGAGGCGTTCTGCCGCGGCGTCGGCCTCGACCCCGCCGACGTCGCCCTCGTCGACGTCGAACACACGTTCCCGCTCGCGAACCGGCCCCTGTACGACGTGACGCAGGGGTCGATGACCTACGAGCACCGCGACGAGACGACCCCGGAGATCGCCCGGCTGATCGCCCGGCTGATGGCGGAACACCCCGACGAGAAGGGACTGATCCACGCGCACTCGTACGACATCGCGGAGCGGCTCACCGAACGGCTAGGCGAGTTCGGCGTCGCCGCGCGCGTCAGGCGCCACGACCGGGAGAACCGCGACGGCGAGTTGGAGGCGTGGAAGGCGAGTTCGGACCCGGAGGTGTTCGTCTCGGTGAAGATGGAGGAGGCGCTTGACCTCAAAGGCGACCTCTGTCGCTGGCAGGTGGTGTGTAAGGCGCCGTACCGGAACACGAACGACTCGCGGGTCGCCCGCCGCCTCGAAGACGGGCAGTGGGCGTGGTACCACCGCACCGCGCTCCGGACCGTCATTCAGGCATGCGGGCGGGTCGTCCGCGCCCCGGACGACCACGGCGCGACGTACCTCGCGGACGACTCCCTGCTCGACCTCTTCGAGCGCGCCGAGGCCGACACGCCCGACTGGTTCCGCGATCAGGTCGACGCGATGACGACCCCGTCGCTGCCGGCGTTCGACCCGGAAGCGGCGCTGGCCGGCATCGACGCGTCGCCGTCGGGCGGCGCGGGCGCGGGACGGCGGAGCAGGCGGTCGAGGGGTTCCGCCGACGCCGGCACCGGTCGTTCGTCCCGCGACGACGCCGGCCGCGGAGGCGACGGCGGCGACGCGACCGCCGACAGCAGGACGGCCGGCGACGAGTCGGTCCGGACCCGATCCGAGCGGGACGCCGAGCGCCGGCAGGACCACCCGCTGTCGGATGTGTGGGGCGACGGCTGA
- the tnpA gene encoding IS200/IS605 family transposase produces the protein MEYDLDTGAHSTYSLHYHLVLVVKYRREVFNKELRDFFREVVSGFADNYGVEIKNLEADRDHVHLLFKSIPTTDLAKFINVFKGASARRIRNEYADHIEDKLRGDSFWTDPYCLITTGQVSLDVLKEYVENQRERDDE, from the coding sequence ATGGAATACGACCTCGATACGGGAGCGCACTCGACATACTCCCTACACTACCACCTCGTCCTCGTCGTGAAATACCGACGCGAGGTGTTCAACAAAGAACTCCGAGATTTCTTCCGCGAGGTCGTGAGCGGGTTCGCTGACAACTACGGCGTCGAAATCAAAAACCTCGAAGCCGACCGCGATCACGTTCACCTCCTGTTCAAATCCATCCCCACAACCGACCTTGCCAAATTCATCAACGTCTTCAAAGGCGCGTCTGCTCGACGCATCCGCAACGAATACGCCGACCACATCGAGGACAAACTGCGGGGCGACTCGTTTTGGACAGACCCGTACTGCCTCATCACCACAGGGCAAGTATCGCTGGACGTACTGAAAGAATACGTCGAGAACCAGCGGGAGCGTGACGACGAATGA
- a CDS encoding RNA-guided endonuclease TnpB family protein yields MKQTAERTVVAKILTDDLTQSKLDAINHEYEAFQRYIRGDEDADLYSATKQCADAYVDTDNLRDDHDYPWFIRNDVFDVGVDVEQHDTDLTNWWLKLPVSQVWGGVNVPIQPHDEIPDEADVKDSKIVQEDGEYYAHLTVRQEVEVREEYDGVIGVDFGVRWVATSVALPSRNTEFYGREIRRIRRHHHNLRTRLQEKGAYDTLQSVKGKEYRRVNDRLHKISRAIVEEAEERNALIVVGNLEGIQNQDLGAEMNRRLHSMPHHTLKKYIEYKATFAGVAVKSVNEYMTSQTCWRCGEQEATTRKEQGRLLCHECGLDDNADKNGATNIAKKGLGKDIACPLSSLGAVCEPALEPSGADQASVTVRLRADLEAPASTKRVVRRTK; encoded by the coding sequence ATGAAACAGACTGCCGAGAGGACGGTCGTGGCGAAAATCCTCACCGACGACCTTACGCAGTCGAAACTCGACGCCATCAATCACGAGTACGAAGCGTTCCAGCGATACATTCGTGGTGACGAAGACGCCGACCTCTACTCGGCCACGAAACAATGCGCCGACGCCTACGTGGACACCGACAACCTGCGCGACGACCACGACTACCCGTGGTTCATCCGCAACGACGTGTTCGACGTTGGCGTGGACGTGGAACAGCACGACACCGACCTGACGAACTGGTGGCTGAAACTCCCCGTCTCACAGGTCTGGGGTGGCGTGAACGTCCCGATTCAACCGCACGACGAGATCCCCGACGAGGCCGACGTGAAGGACTCGAAAATCGTTCAGGAGGACGGAGAATACTACGCACACCTGACGGTTCGGCAAGAAGTGGAAGTTAGGGAGGAGTACGACGGTGTTATCGGCGTTGACTTCGGTGTTCGATGGGTGGCAACGTCGGTGGCGTTGCCTTCCCGTAACACCGAGTTCTACGGTCGAGAGATTCGCCGTATCCGCCGTCACCATCACAATCTTCGCACTCGTCTCCAAGAGAAGGGAGCCTACGACACGCTCCAGTCGGTCAAGGGGAAGGAATACCGTCGCGTGAACGACCGCCTCCACAAGATTTCTCGCGCTATCGTGGAGGAAGCCGAAGAGCGCAACGCGCTCATCGTGGTCGGAAACCTCGAAGGAATCCAGAACCAAGACCTCGGTGCGGAGATGAATCGTCGGCTCCACTCGATGCCACACCACACGCTGAAAAAGTATATCGAGTATAAGGCGACGTTCGCGGGTGTTGCGGTAAAGTCCGTGAACGAGTATATGACGAGTCAGACGTGCTGGCGGTGTGGCGAACAGGAAGCGACGACCCGCAAGGAACAGGGCCGGCTCCTGTGCCATGAGTGCGGGTTGGACGACAATGCGGACAAGAACGGTGCGACGAACATCGCAAAGAAAGGACTGGGTAAGGACATCGCGTGCCCACTATCCAGTCTCGGCGCAGTATGTGAACCTGCGCTCGAACCGAGCGGTGCTGACCAAGCCTCTGTAACGGTACGCTTGCGAGCCGACTTGGAAGCCCCTGCCTCAACGAAGCGAGTTGTCAGGCGAACGAAGTAG
- a CDS encoding universal stress protein encodes MTRVLVPIAVLDGESVSPGLLSLLGAVDVTVLGYHVLPEQTPPDQARLQFEERATAALEDVTREFGAEGGAADHRLVFTHDREQTVRRVAGEVDADAFVVPGTTGDVDRLLVSLSGDVDVDRVLSFVEALVGGRAIGVTLFLAAGERPPASDDAAGDAGASAGSGTTETPDGETAEARLAAAADRLREAGIDTETTLAAAGSAFDALVDAVPGHDAVVMGERAPSLRSLVYGDESERVAAASVGPVLVVRDRRETDAGDADATPPGDE; translated from the coding sequence ATGACACGCGTGCTCGTACCCATCGCGGTGCTCGACGGAGAGAGCGTCTCGCCCGGCCTGCTATCGCTGCTCGGCGCGGTCGACGTGACCGTGCTCGGCTACCACGTCCTGCCGGAGCAGACGCCGCCGGACCAAGCCCGCCTCCAGTTCGAGGAGCGCGCGACGGCCGCCTTGGAGGACGTCACCCGGGAGTTCGGAGCCGAAGGCGGTGCGGCCGATCACCGGCTCGTGTTCACGCACGACCGCGAGCAGACGGTCCGGCGGGTCGCGGGGGAGGTCGACGCGGACGCGTTCGTCGTCCCCGGGACGACCGGCGACGTCGACCGGCTCCTCGTCTCGCTCTCGGGCGACGTCGACGTCGACCGGGTCCTCTCGTTCGTCGAGGCGCTCGTCGGCGGCCGCGCTATCGGCGTCACGCTGTTCCTCGCGGCCGGGGAGCGGCCGCCCGCGAGCGACGACGCCGCGGGGGACGCCGGCGCGTCCGCGGGGAGCGGGACGACCGAAACCCCCGACGGCGAGACGGCCGAGGCGCGGCTGGCGGCCGCGGCCGACCGGCTCCGCGAGGCCGGGATCGACACCGAAACGACGCTGGCGGCGGCGGGCTCGGCCTTCGACGCGCTCGTCGACGCGGTCCCCGGCCACGACGCGGTCGTTATGGGCGAGCGCGCGCCCTCGCTCCGGTCGCTCGTGTACGGCGACGAGAGCGAGCGGGTCGCGGCCGCCTCGGTCGGCCCCGTCCTCGTCGTCCGCGACCGGCGGGAGACGGACGCGGGCGACGCGGACGCGACGCCTCCGGGTGACGAGTAG